A single genomic interval of Sulfoacidibacillus ferrooxidans harbors:
- the icmF gene encoding fused isobutyryl-CoA mutase/GTPase IcmF yields METEVYHPKHRVRFVTASSLFDGHDASINIMRRLLQACGVEVIHLGHNRSVREIVESAIQEDVQGIAISSYQGGHVEFFKYMIDMLKEQGASHIRVFGGGGGVIVPREIEELHAYGVTRIYSPDDGRALGLVGMINDMVRLSDASTPKDKAKAWLEKNETFDERNGQLVAQFISLLEERVDVGQPVEDILVPLTEETKRTGKHTVVVGITGTGGAGKSSLTDELVRRFTRDFPEKKLGILSIDPSKQKTGGALLGDRIRMNAIYQPQVYMRSLATRNSRSELSGVIEEAIAVLCAANYDLVLVETSGIGQGDAEISKIVDVSMYVMTSEYGAPSQLEKIDMLDFADLVAINKFDRKGSLDALAHVRKQLQRNFGRFSEPLDRMPVYGTMASQFNDRGTNTFYDALIKTIDEKCGCNWSAQIDEAIHSPERSIVIPGDRAHYLLDVVTTLSKYRTHVEEQSLLASKWYQIEGTLEALSQRGVSEEVMDAVRQARDDVKDGIEPSYVKMIESFGELVERYRQPELITKVRDRESRSPLYITSLSGLSIPRVALPRLRDYGDMVRYLLLENVPGSFPYTAGVFSLKRTEEEPKRQFAGEGTPERTNRRFHYLSKDDVAKRLSTAFDSVTLYGEDPDYRPDIYGKIGESGVSICTLHDMEQLYAGFDLVHPSTSVSMTINGPAPIILAMYLNAAINQQWHKHEIEKGAPLTADEKLSIKSVTLQSVRGTVQADILKEDQGQNTCIFSTEFALRMMGDIQQYFIDEGVRNYYSVSISGYHIAEAGANPISQLAFTLSNAFTYVEYYLSRGMHIDDFAPNLSFFFSNGMDPEYTVMGRVARRIWSVAMKMLYKGNDRSQKLKYHIQTSGRSLHAQEIDFNDIRTTLQALLAIYDHCNSLHTNAYDEAITTPTEHSVRRAMAIQMIINREFGLTKNENPTQGAYLIEELTDLVEQAVLDEFMRIHERGGVLGAMETQYQRGKIQEESMYYETLKHSGELPIIGVNTFIDPTTLEADYQVPEIELARATREEKEHQIETLRAFQKQHQEEAKGALERLKRVAVEHGNIFAELMETVKVASLGQITGALYEVGGQYRRNM; encoded by the coding sequence ATGGAAACAGAGGTATATCACCCTAAGCATCGAGTGCGGTTTGTTACAGCTTCTAGTTTATTTGATGGACATGATGCGTCGATCAACATCATGCGACGTTTATTGCAGGCGTGTGGAGTGGAGGTCATTCACTTAGGCCATAATCGCTCTGTGCGAGAAATTGTTGAATCAGCGATTCAAGAGGACGTGCAAGGGATTGCGATCAGTTCGTACCAGGGAGGACACGTCGAGTTTTTCAAGTATATGATTGACATGTTGAAGGAACAAGGGGCATCCCATATTCGTGTATTTGGCGGCGGCGGCGGAGTTATTGTTCCGCGTGAGATCGAGGAACTACACGCCTATGGTGTGACGCGTATCTATTCACCAGATGATGGTCGTGCACTTGGTCTTGTTGGCATGATCAACGACATGGTTCGGTTATCGGATGCATCTACGCCAAAAGATAAGGCAAAAGCATGGTTAGAAAAAAATGAAACTTTTGACGAAAGAAATGGGCAGCTTGTTGCACAGTTCATTAGTTTACTAGAAGAACGTGTGGATGTAGGCCAACCTGTGGAAGACATTCTGGTTCCATTGACAGAAGAGACTAAGAGAACTGGCAAACACACGGTGGTTGTTGGCATCACAGGGACAGGTGGAGCGGGAAAGAGTTCTCTAACGGATGAATTAGTACGCCGTTTTACTCGTGATTTTCCAGAGAAGAAGCTCGGTATCTTGTCTATTGACCCATCAAAACAAAAGACGGGCGGTGCACTACTTGGTGATCGCATTCGGATGAATGCCATCTATCAACCCCAAGTGTATATGCGGTCACTTGCGACACGTAATTCACGCTCAGAGCTTTCAGGTGTAATAGAAGAAGCGATAGCCGTTTTATGTGCTGCAAACTACGACCTTGTGCTTGTTGAGACAAGTGGTATTGGTCAAGGTGACGCTGAAATATCAAAAATCGTCGATGTGAGCATGTATGTGATGACAAGCGAATATGGCGCGCCTTCGCAATTAGAAAAAATTGATATGCTTGATTTTGCTGATCTTGTAGCGATCAATAAATTTGATCGCAAAGGATCATTGGACGCATTGGCTCATGTTCGAAAACAATTACAGCGTAACTTTGGCCGGTTTTCTGAACCTTTGGATCGCATGCCTGTCTACGGAACGATGGCTAGTCAATTTAATGATCGCGGAACGAATACATTTTACGACGCCTTGATAAAAACGATTGACGAGAAGTGTGGATGCAATTGGAGTGCACAGATCGATGAAGCGATCCATTCACCTGAACGATCGATCGTGATTCCTGGTGATCGTGCGCACTATTTGCTCGATGTGGTAACGACACTGAGTAAATATCGCACTCATGTGGAAGAACAGTCCCTCCTAGCAAGTAAATGGTATCAAATCGAAGGAACACTAGAAGCACTATCACAACGCGGTGTTTCTGAGGAAGTCATGGATGCTGTACGGCAGGCTCGTGACGATGTTAAGGATGGAATAGAACCATCATATGTGAAGATGATTGAGAGTTTTGGAGAATTGGTGGAGCGGTATCGCCAGCCTGAACTGATTACAAAAGTGCGTGACCGCGAATCCCGTTCACCATTATATATCACGTCGTTAAGTGGCCTCTCCATTCCGCGCGTTGCATTGCCACGTTTACGCGATTATGGCGATATGGTGCGCTATTTGCTGTTAGAGAATGTGCCGGGGTCCTTTCCTTATACGGCAGGTGTTTTTTCACTAAAGAGAACAGAGGAAGAACCAAAGCGCCAATTTGCAGGAGAAGGCACTCCAGAGCGCACGAATCGACGCTTTCATTATCTTTCAAAAGATGATGTGGCCAAACGCCTATCTACAGCATTTGATAGTGTCACATTGTATGGCGAAGACCCGGATTATCGACCCGATATTTATGGGAAGATTGGAGAAAGTGGCGTTTCCATCTGTACACTGCATGATATGGAGCAATTGTATGCTGGATTTGATCTTGTTCATCCGAGTACGTCTGTCTCGATGACGATTAATGGACCGGCTCCAATTATCTTAGCTATGTACTTAAACGCTGCGATCAATCAACAATGGCATAAACATGAGATAGAAAAAGGAGCGCCTCTTACTGCTGATGAAAAACTGTCGATAAAAAGTGTCACATTACAATCTGTACGCGGCACTGTACAGGCAGATATTTTAAAAGAAGATCAGGGTCAAAATACATGTATTTTTTCGACGGAGTTTGCTTTACGTATGATGGGAGATATTCAGCAGTATTTTATCGACGAAGGTGTGCGCAACTACTATTCAGTCTCTATTAGCGGTTATCATATTGCTGAAGCTGGTGCCAACCCCATCTCACAGTTAGCGTTCACACTGTCTAATGCGTTTACCTATGTGGAATATTACCTGAGTCGCGGGATGCATATCGATGATTTTGCACCTAATTTATCGTTCTTCTTTAGTAATGGAATGGACCCTGAATATACAGTCATGGGGCGTGTCGCACGTAGAATCTGGTCTGTAGCCATGAAGATGTTGTATAAAGGCAATGATCGCAGTCAAAAGTTGAAGTATCATATTCAAACATCTGGACGTTCTTTGCACGCGCAAGAAATTGATTTTAACGATATACGAACAACCCTACAAGCCTTGTTGGCTATTTATGATCATTGTAATTCCCTCCATACAAATGCGTATGATGAGGCGATCACGACGCCAACTGAGCACTCGGTAAGGCGAGCGATGGCTATTCAAATGATCATCAATCGCGAATTTGGTCTTACGAAAAACGAGAATCCAACACAAGGGGCATATCTGATTGAAGAACTCACTGATCTAGTGGAGCAGGCGGTTCTCGATGAATTTATGAGGATTCATGAACGCGGTGGTGTTCTCGGTGCGATGGAGACGCAATATCAGCGTGGTAAAATTCAAGAGGAATCCATGTACTATGAGACGCTGAAGCATTCTGGTGAATTGCCAATCATAGGGGTCAATACGTTCATTGATCCAACGACACTAGAAGCAGACTATCAAGTTCCAGAAATTGAATTAGCACGCGCTACAAGAGAAGAAAAAGAGCATCAAATCGAAACATTACGTGCATTTCAGAAACAACACCAAGAAGAAGCAAAGGGTGCTTTAGAGCGCTTAAAACGCGTAGCTGTTGAACATGGCAATATTTTTGCGGAATTAATGGAAACGGTAAAAGTTGCTAGTCTCGGGCAAATTACTGGGGCACTCTACGAAGTTGGAGGACAATATCGTCGCAATATGTAG
- a CDS encoding undecaprenyl-diphosphate phosphatase, producing the protein MHLMQTLIFALVQGITELFPISSVGHGVLIPYLFHWPNIQSSPAFLPFIVMLHVGTAVALFIYFLKDWLFFIRSVFAKGSAGKLKSTRIARKEFVLLIVATIPAVIIGGLGAKKIAVLFATPQVAMVFLFVNGLILIWADRLLRKTGTKNANQLTFGQAIVIGVLQSLALIPGFSRSAMTMVGGLLYGLRYEAAARFSFLLATPIILGAAVKELPKLHHAAPSMVHMALLGGVVAGIAAYFSTWFLMRYFKTHEVKALRPFGIYCIVVGLGTLLYSFIA; encoded by the coding sequence ATGCATCTTATGCAAACTTTGATTTTTGCTTTGGTTCAAGGGATTACTGAACTATTTCCAATCAGTAGCGTTGGTCATGGCGTATTGATCCCTTATTTATTTCACTGGCCCAACATTCAATCAAGCCCTGCATTTTTGCCGTTTATTGTCATGTTGCACGTGGGAACTGCAGTTGCACTGTTCATTTATTTTTTAAAGGATTGGCTATTTTTCATTCGGTCGGTCTTTGCAAAAGGTAGTGCTGGCAAATTAAAAAGTACTCGCATAGCCCGTAAAGAATTCGTACTACTGATTGTTGCGACGATTCCTGCTGTCATTATCGGAGGACTTGGAGCTAAGAAAATTGCAGTTCTGTTTGCAACACCACAAGTGGCTATGGTTTTTCTATTCGTCAATGGACTTATTTTGATTTGGGCAGATCGTTTGTTGCGCAAGACTGGAACAAAAAATGCCAATCAATTGACGTTTGGACAGGCTATTGTCATCGGTGTATTGCAGTCTCTTGCGCTTATTCCTGGTTTTTCGCGATCAGCCATGACCATGGTTGGGGGACTGTTGTATGGTTTGCGTTATGAAGCAGCTGCGCGGTTTAGTTTTTTGTTAGCAACTCCTATTATTTTGGGTGCTGCTGTGAAGGAACTTCCAAAACTGCACCATGCTGCACCAAGTATGGTGCATATGGCATTGCTTGGTGGAGTAGTAGCAGGAATAGCAGCATATTTTAGTACCTGGTTCTTAATGCGTTATTTTAAAACTCACGAAGTAAAGGCATTGCGCCCCTTTGGTATATATTGCATTGTGGTTGGGCTAGGGACGTTGTTGTATAGTTTTATCGCGTAA
- a CDS encoding MFS transporter, whose amino-acid sequence MQSILKPDQASNKMRWLVVMATLFMAGTALSGTFINVYIWKIDRTYEAITWFNLFTYGCLPLAFTASGYLATWIGEAWVMRSGVIVLVLFFSLLLWLGPKSIHYVQWLGMFFGIGQGMYWFSFHVLSFDFTNPDSRGKFNGLTGLFASLASMTGPYIAGYLIVHVRQISGYHAVFALSFFLFALLFFATFRLPLMERPQIPKISRALQFAKDPDWRRLVAGSVVFGIREGLFSFLIALLVFDAAKSEEGLGLYGLWTGLISLVAFFLATFIGKHKKWPKWSMGIAAVLLGCTPFVFIQSVSTTTLLIFGLITGFVLPFFIVPLGTMIMNEIDESFESAKYRAEHLSVREMALGLGRISGIGFFLWIVVRHHNLHYIPRVLMVLGFAQVVVFLLTFQVRFTDRKKAANQRRVLQENGRGERSLKYPKSPKYR is encoded by the coding sequence ATGCAGAGCATTCTAAAACCAGATCAGGCCTCTAATAAAATGCGTTGGTTAGTGGTCATGGCTACTTTATTCATGGCGGGAACCGCATTATCTGGCACTTTCATCAACGTGTATATATGGAAAATAGATCGCACCTACGAGGCGATCACATGGTTTAATCTATTTACTTATGGGTGTTTACCTCTAGCATTTACAGCAAGCGGCTACTTAGCCACGTGGATCGGCGAAGCCTGGGTCATGCGTAGTGGTGTGATCGTCTTAGTACTATTTTTTTCACTCTTGCTATGGTTAGGTCCAAAGAGTATTCACTATGTGCAGTGGCTCGGCATGTTTTTTGGCATCGGCCAGGGAATGTACTGGTTCTCTTTTCATGTTTTATCTTTTGATTTCACAAATCCCGATAGTCGTGGGAAATTCAATGGGTTAACAGGATTATTTGCATCACTTGCAAGCATGACGGGGCCCTATATAGCTGGATATTTAATTGTTCATGTGCGACAAATTTCTGGGTATCACGCAGTATTTGCATTATCTTTTTTTCTTTTTGCGCTATTATTTTTCGCCACTTTTCGCCTTCCACTCATGGAACGTCCGCAGATACCCAAAATATCGAGAGCACTTCAGTTTGCTAAAGATCCAGATTGGCGCAGACTGGTCGCAGGATCCGTTGTATTTGGCATTCGTGAAGGACTTTTCTCATTTTTAATCGCATTATTAGTTTTTGACGCTGCCAAAAGTGAAGAGGGACTTGGGTTATATGGGTTATGGACAGGTCTGATATCGCTGGTCGCCTTTTTTCTCGCTACATTTATTGGGAAGCATAAAAAATGGCCGAAATGGAGCATGGGGATAGCAGCGGTTTTGCTAGGATGTACTCCTTTTGTGTTTATACAATCTGTATCAACGACGACTCTGTTAATCTTTGGTTTGATAACTGGCTTTGTATTGCCATTTTTTATCGTTCCGCTAGGGACGATGATTATGAATGAGATTGATGAGTCATTTGAATCGGCAAAATATCGTGCTGAACATCTTTCAGTCAGAGAAATGGCTCTAGGTTTGGGTCGGATCAGCGGCATTGGTTTTTTTCTTTGGATTGTCGTAAGACACCACAATCTGCATTATATTCCTCGGGTATTGATGGTTCTCGGATTTGCACAAGTAGTGGTATTTTTACTCACTTTCCAAGTTCGATTTACAGACCGCAAAAAAGCAGCGAATCAACGGAGAGTTCTTCAAGAGAATGGTAGGGGAGAGCGCTCATTAAAATATCCAAAAAGCCCTAAATACAGATGA
- a CDS encoding indolepyruvate ferredoxin oxidoreductase subunit alpha: MTFVIASPCIDEKAADCVETCPVDAIHEGEDQYYIDPDACIDCGACEAVCPVAAIFQEDFLPDEEKSYLDKNRDFFKK; the protein is encoded by the coding sequence ATGACTTTTGTTATTGCATCGCCTTGTATCGATGAAAAAGCGGCTGACTGCGTAGAAACATGTCCAGTCGATGCGATTCATGAGGGCGAAGACCAATATTATATTGATCCAGATGCATGTATTGACTGCGGAGCATGCGAAGCCGTTTGCCCAGTAGCCGCTATCTTCCAAGAAGATTTTCTTCCTGATGAAGAAAAATCATACCTTGATAAGAATCGCGATTTTTTTAAAAAATAA
- a CDS encoding NAD(P)/FAD-dependent oxidoreductase: protein MEKRIVILGAGYAGLVCALQTRKYLNSSDASITIVNKHNYHQLITLLHETAVGARSDRSLRIPLQKVLHDKNVEIKKGTVVKLDPDAKQVKLENDETLTYDLLVVALGSETEYFGIPGLKEHAFTLKSLNQARLLRAHIESCFARYPLEHKRELLRFVVGGAGFSGIELVGEFADALPRLAAEAGVPLELVEIYNVEAAPGILPGFDPELVKTAEESLKARGVRFMTGVPITQVEPGLVHLKSGDTIESETIVWTGGVRGNQIVVDSGLETDPRGRAKVDEHLQSVNHEDVYVLGDCALILNEQGRPYPPTAQLAWQMGAACGKFLYHDIRGGLKEDFKPNIAGAIASLGRKEAIGKIGKSFKTTGKMAYFFKDASNYRYLNKIGSVFTNR from the coding sequence ATGGAGAAACGTATTGTTATTTTAGGAGCTGGCTATGCTGGATTGGTCTGCGCATTGCAAACACGGAAGTATTTAAATTCTTCTGATGCGAGCATTACGATCGTGAATAAACATAATTATCATCAATTGATCACATTACTTCATGAGACGGCAGTGGGAGCAAGAAGTGATCGTTCATTGCGCATTCCACTGCAAAAAGTATTACATGATAAGAATGTTGAAATCAAAAAAGGAACAGTTGTAAAACTTGACCCGGATGCCAAGCAAGTCAAACTCGAAAATGATGAAACGCTGACCTATGATCTGCTTGTAGTTGCCTTAGGCAGTGAAACTGAATATTTCGGGATCCCTGGGTTAAAGGAACATGCATTTACATTAAAATCACTCAATCAAGCGCGTTTATTGCGTGCTCACATCGAATCGTGTTTTGCCCGATATCCTTTAGAGCACAAGCGTGAGTTGCTGCGGTTTGTCGTTGGTGGTGCTGGATTTAGCGGTATAGAATTAGTGGGTGAGTTTGCAGATGCATTACCGCGATTAGCTGCAGAAGCTGGTGTGCCGCTTGAACTAGTGGAAATATACAATGTAGAAGCCGCACCTGGGATATTGCCTGGATTTGACCCCGAATTAGTGAAAACAGCAGAAGAAAGTCTAAAAGCACGTGGTGTACGGTTTATGACAGGTGTACCGATTACACAAGTTGAGCCAGGACTTGTACACTTAAAATCAGGAGATACGATCGAGTCAGAAACAATTGTGTGGACAGGTGGCGTTCGTGGGAATCAAATCGTTGTTGACTCCGGTTTAGAAACGGATCCTCGTGGTCGGGCAAAGGTTGATGAACACTTACAATCAGTCAATCATGAAGATGTATATGTACTTGGCGATTGCGCACTCATCTTAAATGAACAGGGTAGGCCTTATCCACCAACTGCACAGTTAGCATGGCAGATGGGAGCTGCTTGTGGTAAGTTCCTCTATCATGACATTCGCGGGGGCTTAAAAGAAGATTTCAAACCCAATATTGCGGGTGCTATCGCTTCACTCGGAAGAAAAGAAGCGATCGGTAAAATTGGTAAATCATTTAAAACGACTGGAAAAATGGCTTACTTCTTTAAAGATGCGAGTAATTATCGTTATTTAAATAAAATTGGCTCCGTGTTTACAAATCGTTAA
- the yfmF gene encoding EF-P 5-aminopentanol modification-associated protein YfmF: MNSTWITDRIGKQVYLHILATEKYKMVSVFAQLESELLRDRATKLALLPQVLMRGTKRYPETTALIRAFDDLYGAAIGARVNKHGDRQTVEFTMQVPHEGYLTSAEGLFASAMQLFAEVIFDPKTEDGVFAKSDVDAEVVLHAQRIENLVNDKIAYAGERCVQEMCQGEPFGIARLGYVEDLPAVTPTALYTTYQELLESSALHIYIVGPVDEQMVKETCSREFGRFMNDQFAEHLITTVSSADLSRQMSDKTERVVIEEMEVSQGKLNVGLRAQSSYEKDDYPALVVYNGILGGFPHSKLFINVREKSSLAYYASSRLEGLKGLLFIQSGIQMSNFERAKDIIKQQLEDMRKGLITDDELNFTKKGLINQYLQSDDQPFTGAVLQMYSRFTGRERSVTQLIEDVRKVTKEDVVAVAQGITSELVYFLRDKEVSQDESQDL, translated from the coding sequence GTGAATTCAACTTGGATAACTGATCGGATTGGAAAGCAAGTGTATCTGCATATTTTAGCTACAGAAAAATACAAAATGGTATCTGTTTTTGCCCAACTTGAGAGTGAATTGTTGCGTGATCGGGCAACAAAACTTGCGCTACTCCCACAAGTGTTGATGAGAGGAACCAAACGCTATCCTGAGACAACTGCTTTGATTCGAGCATTTGATGATTTATATGGAGCGGCTATTGGGGCTCGGGTTAACAAGCATGGTGATAGACAAACCGTAGAGTTTACGATGCAGGTTCCGCATGAAGGGTACTTAACCTCTGCTGAGGGTCTATTTGCCTCTGCAATGCAATTGTTTGCAGAAGTAATTTTTGATCCTAAAACGGAGGATGGTGTTTTTGCAAAATCGGATGTGGATGCTGAAGTTGTATTACATGCACAACGTATCGAGAATTTGGTCAATGATAAGATTGCTTATGCGGGTGAACGATGTGTGCAGGAGATGTGTCAGGGAGAACCTTTTGGCATCGCGCGCTTAGGGTATGTCGAGGATCTACCTGCGGTGACACCTACTGCTCTATACACAACCTATCAAGAGTTACTGGAATCGTCTGCACTTCATATCTACATTGTTGGCCCTGTCGATGAGCAGATGGTAAAAGAAACGTGTAGTCGTGAGTTTGGACGCTTTATGAATGACCAATTTGCAGAGCATCTGATTACAACTGTGAGTTCTGCTGACTTGAGTCGTCAGATGAGCGATAAGACAGAGCGCGTGGTTATTGAAGAGATGGAAGTTAGTCAAGGGAAGTTAAATGTTGGCTTGCGTGCACAAAGTTCTTATGAAAAAGATGACTATCCAGCGCTTGTTGTTTACAATGGTATTCTAGGTGGTTTTCCACATTCTAAATTATTTATCAATGTGCGTGAAAAATCCAGTCTTGCCTACTATGCTTCTAGTCGGTTAGAAGGATTAAAAGGATTGTTATTTATTCAGTCTGGCATTCAAATGAGTAACTTTGAACGAGCGAAAGACATTATTAAACAGCAGTTAGAGGATATGCGTAAGGGACTCATCACAGATGACGAATTGAATTTTACCAAAAAAGGGTTAATTAATCAGTATTTGCAATCAGATGATCAACCTTTTACGGGTGCTGTATTGCAAATGTATAGCCGTTTTACAGGGCGAGAGCGATCCGTTACACAACTCATTGAGGATGTTCGCAAGGTGACCAAAGAGGATGTAGTTGCTGTGGCACAGGGCATAACATCAGAACTCGTCTATTTTTTGCGCGACAAGGAGGTGTCACAAGATGAAAGCCAAGACCTATGA
- the yfmH gene encoding EF-P 5-aminopentanol modification-associated protein YfmH, with protein sequence MKAKTYERLHETVYEETLANGLQVFILPKPGFKQTYANFTTRYGSIDSEFTVPSRGERIKVPDGIAHFLEHKMFEEEEGDVFVEFAKTGASANAFTTFDTTTYLFSSTADVEENLTTLLNFVQNPYFTDENVEKEKGIIGQEIKMYEDNPNWRVYFGLLQGLYGQFPVAIDIAGTQESIAKITKETLYDCYYTFYHPSNMTLFVVGAVDPKAILELVKANQLAKDYQALPPIERFYPPLPDGIYRAETEYELDISQPRVLFGYREKNIDATPAARQKREAAVEIWMDCLFGRSSKHYQKLIDDGLTDHGFGSEYELTHLYGHSIFGGNSKKPKELVDTVQKLLHTIADRGIDPEDFERSKKKAIGRFMALLDSPQGIANVFTSQKLRGLDVLTSLDVLQSLDIEDVNEVLKDHVMGNEMAVSIVWPQQAK encoded by the coding sequence ATGAAAGCCAAGACCTATGAGCGATTACATGAAACCGTGTATGAGGAGACACTTGCAAACGGGTTACAAGTCTTTATTCTCCCAAAACCAGGGTTTAAACAAACCTATGCCAACTTCACGACTCGCTATGGATCGATCGATAGCGAATTTACCGTTCCATCGCGCGGTGAGCGCATAAAAGTTCCTGATGGAATTGCCCACTTTTTAGAGCATAAAATGTTTGAAGAAGAAGAGGGAGACGTATTTGTTGAATTTGCAAAAACGGGTGCGTCGGCAAATGCATTTACGACTTTCGATACCACAACATATTTGTTTTCAAGTACTGCTGATGTCGAAGAAAACTTAACTACCTTACTTAACTTTGTTCAAAATCCTTATTTTACAGATGAAAATGTAGAAAAGGAGAAGGGGATTATTGGCCAGGAAATAAAGATGTATGAAGACAACCCCAATTGGCGTGTGTATTTTGGCTTATTGCAAGGTTTGTATGGTCAGTTCCCTGTAGCCATAGATATTGCAGGCACACAAGAATCAATCGCGAAGATTACAAAAGAAACGCTGTATGATTGTTATTATACATTTTATCACCCGTCCAACATGACGCTGTTTGTTGTAGGGGCTGTGGACCCAAAGGCTATTCTAGAGTTAGTTAAGGCTAATCAACTGGCTAAAGACTACCAGGCATTACCTCCTATTGAACGGTTTTATCCACCGCTACCTGATGGTATCTACCGAGCGGAAACAGAGTATGAGCTAGACATTAGTCAACCTCGCGTGTTATTTGGATATCGCGAAAAGAATATCGATGCAACACCGGCCGCTCGTCAAAAACGAGAAGCAGCAGTGGAAATATGGATGGATTGTCTTTTTGGTCGCAGTTCAAAACACTACCAGAAACTCATTGATGATGGGCTTACTGACCATGGATTTGGATCAGAATATGAGTTGACACACTTATATGGTCATTCAATTTTTGGAGGTAACTCTAAAAAACCCAAAGAACTCGTCGACACCGTACAAAAGTTGCTGCATACAATTGCAGATCGCGGGATTGATCCAGAGGATTTTGAACGCTCTAAGAAAAAGGCCATTGGTCGATTCATGGCATTGCTTGACTCTCCGCAGGGTATCGCAAATGTATTTACTTCGCAAAAATTGCGGGGGTTAGATGTCCTTACATCATTAGATGTCTTGCAAAGTCTAGACATTGAAGATGTCAATGAGGTATTAAAAGATCATGTGATGGGTAATGAAATGGCAGTTTCTATTGTATGGCCGCAACAGGCCAAGTAA
- a CDS encoding RluA family pseudouridine synthase produces MIQFEILRQDSGKKLHRYVRQTLPGLPLSGIYKMIRVGRIKINGKKGKNDTVLMAGDQLTIYIAEEEYSQLAKTKPKFQGVPGDLDIVYEDEQLLVVNKPVGLLTHPDETEHKDTLINRALAYLYRQGEISDGRSFLPATVNRLDRNTSGIVLIGKDSETIRELAKNVREHLVHKQYLAIVWGKLFGEGDIDDPLTRDHMQNITRIDRMEKESAKSALTHYRALGTAAGFTLVQIDLISGRTHQIRAHMKALGHPLLGDVKYGGKTAFEVEHHLLHAHLVELPDGSRFVAPPSPVFTSVLQSTGLRRYMPS; encoded by the coding sequence GTGATTCAATTTGAAATTTTACGTCAGGATAGCGGTAAAAAATTACATCGCTATGTGCGGCAGACACTTCCTGGTCTGCCGCTTAGCGGGATCTATAAGATGATCCGGGTAGGCCGCATTAAAATAAATGGTAAAAAAGGTAAAAATGATACAGTGCTCATGGCAGGAGATCAGCTTACGATCTATATAGCAGAAGAAGAGTATAGTCAATTGGCTAAAACAAAACCTAAATTTCAAGGTGTTCCAGGCGATCTGGACATAGTTTATGAAGACGAACAACTGCTGGTAGTCAATAAGCCAGTGGGGCTGCTAACACATCCGGATGAAACGGAACACAAAGATACACTCATTAACCGCGCGCTGGCTTATTTGTATAGGCAAGGGGAGATTAGTGATGGGCGATCTTTTTTACCTGCTACAGTGAATCGTTTAGATCGCAATACGTCTGGTATTGTATTGATTGGCAAAGACAGTGAAACGATACGTGAGCTGGCTAAAAATGTTCGGGAACATCTTGTTCATAAGCAGTATCTTGCGATCGTCTGGGGGAAATTATTTGGTGAAGGGGATATTGATGATCCGCTTACCCGGGATCACATGCAAAATATTACACGTATTGATCGGATGGAAAAAGAGAGTGCCAAATCAGCACTCACTCATTATCGGGCGTTAGGGACTGCAGCTGGGTTTACTTTGGTGCAAATTGACCTAATTAGTGGTCGCACACACCAAATTAGAGCTCATATGAAGGCATTGGGTCACCCATTACTCGGAGATGTGAAGTATGGTGGTAAAACGGCTTTTGAAGTTGAACATCATCTACTGCACGCGCACCTTGTTGAACTACCTGACGGGAGTAGATTTGTAGCACCGCCATCTCCTGTGTTTACATCAGTATTGCAATCGACAGGGTTGCGACGTTACATGCCAAGTTAA